The Syngnathus scovelli strain Florida chromosome 13, RoL_Ssco_1.2, whole genome shotgun sequence genome has a window encoding:
- the fcho2 gene encoding F-BAR domain only protein 2 isoform X1 → MITPYFVDNFWGDKNNGFDVLYHNMKHGQISSKELTDFIRERSVIEEAYARSMTKLAKTAGNFSQLGTFAPVWELFKGSTEKLAMCHMELVRKLQELIKDVHKYVDEQAKAHKKTKEEVASTLEAVQNIQSTGQALQKSKENYNTKTVEQERLRKEGATQRDVDKAGIKAKKATETYKSYVEKYAYAKSDFELKMKETAQKFQDIEESHVLHMKDIIQSYSQSVDETHVQIGEVHNEFVRNVENTSVESLIQKLAESKGTGKERPGPIEFEECNAAIATEGAKPRRRKPFGIPGRRKDKDTDSTESTEAESNAANGAPPGYYGAIDIQNANVPRVDDEGFCIRPESIGNDAKENSFYSSSDSEDEEEPRKFHVEIKPVQANNGTDQNRATIDELKASIGNIVLSPSTSGQMRRNQSSDELAKARVPASYELSNNDLLSLDPLGPFLTAASSQPVAASAAPNRPTTPLTSGVLVPPPRPSSRPKLPTGKLGGINEIARPFSPPKAPGASPPPAAPLARAESSSSLSSNASLSAANTPTVGPNVPVSEVSSSCFPSFFPFSQKDDMFVSKLPTFERRCETPAGTSRGPSPVTLASQDALPIAVAFTESVNAYFKGADPTKCIVKITGDMTLSFPSGIIKVFTGNPSPAVLTFKLKNAGRLEQILPNQQLLFSDPSQGDSESRDFWFNMQALTTYLRKISEQNPAASYYNVDILKYQVQSDGIRSTPLNLAVYWKCTPGSTDLRVDYRYNPDAMTTPGPLGNPQILVPVDGGVTSMQSLPVALWNAEQNKCLWKLSDISEKSENEGAGSLRAKFELSNGPSNPSTLAVQFMSEGSTLSGVDMELQGSGYRLSLSKKRFATGRYMADF, encoded by the exons ATGATTACGCCCTACTTCGTGGACAATTTCTGG GGTGACAAGAACAATGGCTTTGATGTGCTCTACCACAACATGAAACATGGACAGATTTCCTCCAAGGAGCTGACCGACTTCATCAGGGAgag GAGTGTCATCGAAGAGGCGTACGCCAGGTCCATGACCAAGCTCGCCAAGACGGCAGGGAACTTTTCTCAGCTGGG GACATTTGCTCCGGTGTGGGAGCTGTTCAAGGGCTCCACGGAGAAGCTGGCCATGTGCCACATGGAGCTGGTGCGCAAGCTGCAGGAGCTCATCAAAGATGTACACAAGTACGTGGACGAGCAGGCCAAAGCGCACAAGAAG ACAAAAGAAGAGGTTGCGTCCACCTTGGAGGCCGTGCAGAATATCCAGAGCACCGGGCAGGCCCTGCAGAAGTCCAAGGAGAACTACAACACCAAAACTGTGGAGCAGGAGCGCCTCCGCAAAGAAGGCGCCACCCAGAGGGACGTGGACAAG GCGGGAATAAAAGCCAAAAAAGCCACGGAGACCTACAAGTCGTATGTGGAGAAATACGCCTACGCCAAGTCCGACTTTGAACTCAAGATGAAGGAAACAGCTCAG AAATTCCAAGACATTGAAGAAAGCCACGTCCTCCACATGAAGGACATCATCCAGTCATACTCGCAGTCCGTGGACGAAACGCACGTCCAGATCGGGGAG GTTCATAATGAATTTGTGAGAAACGTGGAGAACACCTCAGTGGAGAGCTTAATACAGAAACTGGCTGAAAGCAAAGGAACTGGCAAGGAGAGACCAG GGCCCATTGAGTTTGAGGAGTGTAACGCTGCCATCGCTACGGAAG GTGCCAAacccaggaggagaaagccGTTTGGCATCCCGGGGCGCCGGAAAGACAAAGACACAGACTCCAC GGAATCGACGGAGGCAGAAAGT AACGCCGCCAACGGCGCTCCCCCCGGATACTACGGGGCCATAGACATTCAGAACGCT AATGTTCCTCGAGTTGATGACGAGGGTTTCTGCATCCGGCCGGAATCCATCGGGAATGAT GCCAAAGAGAATTCCTTCTACTCGTCCAGCGACtcagaggatgaggaggagccaCGCAAGTTCCACGTGGAGATCAAGCCCGTGCAAGCCAACAACGGCACGGACCAGAACCGGGCCACCATCGACGAGCTCAAGGCCTCCATCGGCAACATTGTCCTGTCGCCATCTACCTCG GGTCAAATGCGGAGGAACCAATCCA GTGACGAGCTAGCCAAAGCGCGAGTGCCGGCTTCATACGA ACTGAGCAACAATGACCTCCTGTCCTTGGATCCGCTCGGCCCTTTTCTGACCGCAGCTTCCTCCCAACCCGTGGCCGCGTCCGCAG CTCCCAACCGTCCGACAACCCCTCTGACGTCGGGCGTGCTGGTGCCGCCGCCCCGCCCCTCCTCCAGACCCAAACTCCCCACGGGAAAACTCGGCGGCATCAATGAAATT gcgaGACCTTTTAGTCCGCCCAAGGCCCCCGGCGCCAGCCCGCCCCCCGCCGCGCCACTGGCCCGCGCCGAGAGCTCGTCGTCGCTGTCATCCAACGCCTCGCTCAGCGCCGCAAACACTCCCACTGTCG GCCCCAATGTTCCCGTGTCGGAAgtctcatcttcttgttttccttctttcttCCCTTTTAGTCAAA AAGACGACATGTTTGTCTCCAAGCTGCCCACCTTTGAGAGGCGATGTGAAACACCAGCAG GCACGTCCCGCGGTCCCAGCCCTGTGACGCTGGCGTCCCAGGATGCGTTGCCCATCGCTGTGGCCTTCACCGAGTCTGTCAATGCCTACTTTAAAGGCGCCGACCCCACCAA GTGCATCGTGAAGATCACAGGCGACATGACGCTGTCGTTCCCCTCGGGCATCATCAAGGTGTTCACGGGCAACCCCTCGCCCGCCGTCCTCACCTTCAAGTTGAAGAACGCCGGCCGGCTGGAACAGATTCTCCCCAACCAGCAGCTGCTCTTCAG CGATCCGTCTCAGGGCGACTCGGAGTCCAGGGACTTCTGGTTCAACATGCAAGCGCTGACCACCTACCTCAGGAAGATCTCCGAGCAAAACCCCGCCGCCTCCTACTACAACGTGGACATCCTCAAGTACCAG GTGCAGTCGGACGGCATCCGCTCCACACCGCTCAACCTGGCCGTGTACTGGAAGTGCACCCCGGGCTCCACTGACCTGCGTGTGGACTACCGCTACAACCCGGATGCCATGACCACGCCGGGGCCGCTCGGCAACCCGCAGATCCTGGTGCCCGTGGACGGAGGCGTCACCAGCATGCAGTCGCTGCCCGTCGCCCTCTG GAACGCAGAGCAGAATAAATGTCTTTGGAAGCTGAGTGACATCTCGGAAAAGTCTGAAAACGAAG GTGCCGGCTCCCTGCGGGCCAAATTTGAGCTGTCCAATGGGCCGTCCAACCCGTCCACGCTGGCGGTGCAATTCATGAGTGAGGGCAGTACGCTGTCGGGCGTTGACATGGAACTACAGGGCAGCGGCTACAGGCTATCGCTCAGCAAGAAGAGGTTCGCCACAG GTCGCTATATGGCAGATTTCTGA
- the fcho2 gene encoding F-BAR domain only protein 2 isoform X2 yields the protein MITPYFVDNFWGDKNNGFDVLYHNMKHGQISSKELTDFIRERSVIEEAYARSMTKLAKTAGNFSQLGTFAPVWELFKGSTEKLAMCHMELVRKLQELIKDVHKYVDEQAKAHKKTKEEVASTLEAVQNIQSTGQALQKSKENYNTKTVEQERLRKEGATQRDVDKAGIKAKKATETYKSYVEKYAYAKSDFELKMKETAQKFQDIEESHVLHMKDIIQSYSQSVDETHVQIGEVHNEFVRNVENTSVESLIQKLAESKGTGKERPGPIEFEECNAAIATEGAKPRRRKPFGIPGRRKDKDTDSTESTEAESNAANGAPPGYYGAIDIQNANVPRVDDEGFCIRPESIGNDAKENSFYSSSDSEDEEEPRKFHVEIKPVQANNGTDQNRATIDELKASIGNIVLSPSTSGQMRRNQSSDELAKARVPASYELSNNDLLSLDPLGPFLTAASSQPVAASAAPNRPTTPLTSGVLVPPPRPSSRPKLPTGKLGGINEIARPFSPPKAPGASPPPAAPLARAESSSSLSSNASLSAANTPTVEDDMFVSKLPTFERRCETPAGTSRGPSPVTLASQDALPIAVAFTESVNAYFKGADPTKCIVKITGDMTLSFPSGIIKVFTGNPSPAVLTFKLKNAGRLEQILPNQQLLFSDPSQGDSESRDFWFNMQALTTYLRKISEQNPAASYYNVDILKYQVQSDGIRSTPLNLAVYWKCTPGSTDLRVDYRYNPDAMTTPGPLGNPQILVPVDGGVTSMQSLPVALWNAEQNKCLWKLSDISEKSENEGAGSLRAKFELSNGPSNPSTLAVQFMSEGSTLSGVDMELQGSGYRLSLSKKRFATGRYMADF from the exons ATGATTACGCCCTACTTCGTGGACAATTTCTGG GGTGACAAGAACAATGGCTTTGATGTGCTCTACCACAACATGAAACATGGACAGATTTCCTCCAAGGAGCTGACCGACTTCATCAGGGAgag GAGTGTCATCGAAGAGGCGTACGCCAGGTCCATGACCAAGCTCGCCAAGACGGCAGGGAACTTTTCTCAGCTGGG GACATTTGCTCCGGTGTGGGAGCTGTTCAAGGGCTCCACGGAGAAGCTGGCCATGTGCCACATGGAGCTGGTGCGCAAGCTGCAGGAGCTCATCAAAGATGTACACAAGTACGTGGACGAGCAGGCCAAAGCGCACAAGAAG ACAAAAGAAGAGGTTGCGTCCACCTTGGAGGCCGTGCAGAATATCCAGAGCACCGGGCAGGCCCTGCAGAAGTCCAAGGAGAACTACAACACCAAAACTGTGGAGCAGGAGCGCCTCCGCAAAGAAGGCGCCACCCAGAGGGACGTGGACAAG GCGGGAATAAAAGCCAAAAAAGCCACGGAGACCTACAAGTCGTATGTGGAGAAATACGCCTACGCCAAGTCCGACTTTGAACTCAAGATGAAGGAAACAGCTCAG AAATTCCAAGACATTGAAGAAAGCCACGTCCTCCACATGAAGGACATCATCCAGTCATACTCGCAGTCCGTGGACGAAACGCACGTCCAGATCGGGGAG GTTCATAATGAATTTGTGAGAAACGTGGAGAACACCTCAGTGGAGAGCTTAATACAGAAACTGGCTGAAAGCAAAGGAACTGGCAAGGAGAGACCAG GGCCCATTGAGTTTGAGGAGTGTAACGCTGCCATCGCTACGGAAG GTGCCAAacccaggaggagaaagccGTTTGGCATCCCGGGGCGCCGGAAAGACAAAGACACAGACTCCAC GGAATCGACGGAGGCAGAAAGT AACGCCGCCAACGGCGCTCCCCCCGGATACTACGGGGCCATAGACATTCAGAACGCT AATGTTCCTCGAGTTGATGACGAGGGTTTCTGCATCCGGCCGGAATCCATCGGGAATGAT GCCAAAGAGAATTCCTTCTACTCGTCCAGCGACtcagaggatgaggaggagccaCGCAAGTTCCACGTGGAGATCAAGCCCGTGCAAGCCAACAACGGCACGGACCAGAACCGGGCCACCATCGACGAGCTCAAGGCCTCCATCGGCAACATTGTCCTGTCGCCATCTACCTCG GGTCAAATGCGGAGGAACCAATCCA GTGACGAGCTAGCCAAAGCGCGAGTGCCGGCTTCATACGA ACTGAGCAACAATGACCTCCTGTCCTTGGATCCGCTCGGCCCTTTTCTGACCGCAGCTTCCTCCCAACCCGTGGCCGCGTCCGCAG CTCCCAACCGTCCGACAACCCCTCTGACGTCGGGCGTGCTGGTGCCGCCGCCCCGCCCCTCCTCCAGACCCAAACTCCCCACGGGAAAACTCGGCGGCATCAATGAAATT gcgaGACCTTTTAGTCCGCCCAAGGCCCCCGGCGCCAGCCCGCCCCCCGCCGCGCCACTGGCCCGCGCCGAGAGCTCGTCGTCGCTGTCATCCAACGCCTCGCTCAGCGCCGCAAACACTCCCACTGTCG AAGACGACATGTTTGTCTCCAAGCTGCCCACCTTTGAGAGGCGATGTGAAACACCAGCAG GCACGTCCCGCGGTCCCAGCCCTGTGACGCTGGCGTCCCAGGATGCGTTGCCCATCGCTGTGGCCTTCACCGAGTCTGTCAATGCCTACTTTAAAGGCGCCGACCCCACCAA GTGCATCGTGAAGATCACAGGCGACATGACGCTGTCGTTCCCCTCGGGCATCATCAAGGTGTTCACGGGCAACCCCTCGCCCGCCGTCCTCACCTTCAAGTTGAAGAACGCCGGCCGGCTGGAACAGATTCTCCCCAACCAGCAGCTGCTCTTCAG CGATCCGTCTCAGGGCGACTCGGAGTCCAGGGACTTCTGGTTCAACATGCAAGCGCTGACCACCTACCTCAGGAAGATCTCCGAGCAAAACCCCGCCGCCTCCTACTACAACGTGGACATCCTCAAGTACCAG GTGCAGTCGGACGGCATCCGCTCCACACCGCTCAACCTGGCCGTGTACTGGAAGTGCACCCCGGGCTCCACTGACCTGCGTGTGGACTACCGCTACAACCCGGATGCCATGACCACGCCGGGGCCGCTCGGCAACCCGCAGATCCTGGTGCCCGTGGACGGAGGCGTCACCAGCATGCAGTCGCTGCCCGTCGCCCTCTG GAACGCAGAGCAGAATAAATGTCTTTGGAAGCTGAGTGACATCTCGGAAAAGTCTGAAAACGAAG GTGCCGGCTCCCTGCGGGCCAAATTTGAGCTGTCCAATGGGCCGTCCAACCCGTCCACGCTGGCGGTGCAATTCATGAGTGAGGGCAGTACGCTGTCGGGCGTTGACATGGAACTACAGGGCAGCGGCTACAGGCTATCGCTCAGCAAGAAGAGGTTCGCCACAG GTCGCTATATGGCAGATTTCTGA
- the fcho2 gene encoding F-BAR domain only protein 2 isoform X3 — MITPYFVDNFWGDKNNGFDVLYHNMKHGQISSKELTDFIRERSVIEEAYARSMTKLAKTAGNFSQLGTFAPVWELFKGSTEKLAMCHMELVRKLQELIKDVHKYVDEQAKAHKKTKEEVASTLEAVQNIQSTGQALQKSKENYNTKTVEQERLRKEGATQRDVDKAGIKAKKATETYKSYVEKYAYAKSDFELKMKETAQKFQDIEESHVLHMKDIIQSYSQSVDETHVQIGEVHNEFVRNVENTSVESLIQKLAESKGTGKERPGPIEFEECNAAIATEGAKPRRRKPFGIPGRRKDKDTDSTESTEAESNAANGAPPGYYGAIDIQNANVPRVDDEGFCIRPESIGNDAKENSFYSSSDSEDEEEPRKFHVEIKPVQANNGTDQNRATIDELKASIGNIVLSPSTSGQMRRNQSSDELAKARVPASYELSNNDLLSLDPLGPFLTAASSQPVAASAAPNRPTTPLTSGVLVPPPRPSSRPKLPTGKLGGINEIARPFSPPKAPGASPPPAAPLARAESSSSLSSNASLSAANTPTVGTSRGPSPVTLASQDALPIAVAFTESVNAYFKGADPTKCIVKITGDMTLSFPSGIIKVFTGNPSPAVLTFKLKNAGRLEQILPNQQLLFSDPSQGDSESRDFWFNMQALTTYLRKISEQNPAASYYNVDILKYQVQSDGIRSTPLNLAVYWKCTPGSTDLRVDYRYNPDAMTTPGPLGNPQILVPVDGGVTSMQSLPVALWNAEQNKCLWKLSDISEKSENEGAGSLRAKFELSNGPSNPSTLAVQFMSEGSTLSGVDMELQGSGYRLSLSKKRFATGRYMADF, encoded by the exons ATGATTACGCCCTACTTCGTGGACAATTTCTGG GGTGACAAGAACAATGGCTTTGATGTGCTCTACCACAACATGAAACATGGACAGATTTCCTCCAAGGAGCTGACCGACTTCATCAGGGAgag GAGTGTCATCGAAGAGGCGTACGCCAGGTCCATGACCAAGCTCGCCAAGACGGCAGGGAACTTTTCTCAGCTGGG GACATTTGCTCCGGTGTGGGAGCTGTTCAAGGGCTCCACGGAGAAGCTGGCCATGTGCCACATGGAGCTGGTGCGCAAGCTGCAGGAGCTCATCAAAGATGTACACAAGTACGTGGACGAGCAGGCCAAAGCGCACAAGAAG ACAAAAGAAGAGGTTGCGTCCACCTTGGAGGCCGTGCAGAATATCCAGAGCACCGGGCAGGCCCTGCAGAAGTCCAAGGAGAACTACAACACCAAAACTGTGGAGCAGGAGCGCCTCCGCAAAGAAGGCGCCACCCAGAGGGACGTGGACAAG GCGGGAATAAAAGCCAAAAAAGCCACGGAGACCTACAAGTCGTATGTGGAGAAATACGCCTACGCCAAGTCCGACTTTGAACTCAAGATGAAGGAAACAGCTCAG AAATTCCAAGACATTGAAGAAAGCCACGTCCTCCACATGAAGGACATCATCCAGTCATACTCGCAGTCCGTGGACGAAACGCACGTCCAGATCGGGGAG GTTCATAATGAATTTGTGAGAAACGTGGAGAACACCTCAGTGGAGAGCTTAATACAGAAACTGGCTGAAAGCAAAGGAACTGGCAAGGAGAGACCAG GGCCCATTGAGTTTGAGGAGTGTAACGCTGCCATCGCTACGGAAG GTGCCAAacccaggaggagaaagccGTTTGGCATCCCGGGGCGCCGGAAAGACAAAGACACAGACTCCAC GGAATCGACGGAGGCAGAAAGT AACGCCGCCAACGGCGCTCCCCCCGGATACTACGGGGCCATAGACATTCAGAACGCT AATGTTCCTCGAGTTGATGACGAGGGTTTCTGCATCCGGCCGGAATCCATCGGGAATGAT GCCAAAGAGAATTCCTTCTACTCGTCCAGCGACtcagaggatgaggaggagccaCGCAAGTTCCACGTGGAGATCAAGCCCGTGCAAGCCAACAACGGCACGGACCAGAACCGGGCCACCATCGACGAGCTCAAGGCCTCCATCGGCAACATTGTCCTGTCGCCATCTACCTCG GGTCAAATGCGGAGGAACCAATCCA GTGACGAGCTAGCCAAAGCGCGAGTGCCGGCTTCATACGA ACTGAGCAACAATGACCTCCTGTCCTTGGATCCGCTCGGCCCTTTTCTGACCGCAGCTTCCTCCCAACCCGTGGCCGCGTCCGCAG CTCCCAACCGTCCGACAACCCCTCTGACGTCGGGCGTGCTGGTGCCGCCGCCCCGCCCCTCCTCCAGACCCAAACTCCCCACGGGAAAACTCGGCGGCATCAATGAAATT gcgaGACCTTTTAGTCCGCCCAAGGCCCCCGGCGCCAGCCCGCCCCCCGCCGCGCCACTGGCCCGCGCCGAGAGCTCGTCGTCGCTGTCATCCAACGCCTCGCTCAGCGCCGCAAACACTCCCACTGTCG GCACGTCCCGCGGTCCCAGCCCTGTGACGCTGGCGTCCCAGGATGCGTTGCCCATCGCTGTGGCCTTCACCGAGTCTGTCAATGCCTACTTTAAAGGCGCCGACCCCACCAA GTGCATCGTGAAGATCACAGGCGACATGACGCTGTCGTTCCCCTCGGGCATCATCAAGGTGTTCACGGGCAACCCCTCGCCCGCCGTCCTCACCTTCAAGTTGAAGAACGCCGGCCGGCTGGAACAGATTCTCCCCAACCAGCAGCTGCTCTTCAG CGATCCGTCTCAGGGCGACTCGGAGTCCAGGGACTTCTGGTTCAACATGCAAGCGCTGACCACCTACCTCAGGAAGATCTCCGAGCAAAACCCCGCCGCCTCCTACTACAACGTGGACATCCTCAAGTACCAG GTGCAGTCGGACGGCATCCGCTCCACACCGCTCAACCTGGCCGTGTACTGGAAGTGCACCCCGGGCTCCACTGACCTGCGTGTGGACTACCGCTACAACCCGGATGCCATGACCACGCCGGGGCCGCTCGGCAACCCGCAGATCCTGGTGCCCGTGGACGGAGGCGTCACCAGCATGCAGTCGCTGCCCGTCGCCCTCTG GAACGCAGAGCAGAATAAATGTCTTTGGAAGCTGAGTGACATCTCGGAAAAGTCTGAAAACGAAG GTGCCGGCTCCCTGCGGGCCAAATTTGAGCTGTCCAATGGGCCGTCCAACCCGTCCACGCTGGCGGTGCAATTCATGAGTGAGGGCAGTACGCTGTCGGGCGTTGACATGGAACTACAGGGCAGCGGCTACAGGCTATCGCTCAGCAAGAAGAGGTTCGCCACAG GTCGCTATATGGCAGATTTCTGA